The Tistrella mobilis genome window below encodes:
- the aceA gene encoding isocitrate lyase, translating into MTSFATLVPGAPAGRFDGITRSYSAADVERLRGSVRIAHSLAERGANRLWQLLQDEPYINALGALSGNQAMQMVRAGLKAIYLSGWQVAADANQAGAMYPDQSLYPANSGPELARRINRTLQRADQIEHAEGRRSVDDWFAPIVADAEAGFGGPLNAFEIMKAYIEAGAAGVHFEDQLASEKKCGHLGGKVLIPIAAHIRNLTAARLAADVMGVPTLIVARTDAEAAKLITSDIDERDRPFIEPGERTSEGFHAFRNGVDACIARGLAYAPYADLLWWETSHPDLADARRFAEAVQAQYPGKLLAYNCSPSFNWRAKLSDADIARFQRELGAMGYRFQFVTLAGFHQLNHGMFELARGYRDRGMAAYAELQQAEFAAEAAGYTATRHQREVGTGYFDAVSLAITGGRSSTTAMAESTEAAQFDKSVDKSAAE; encoded by the coding sequence ATGACCAGCTTCGCCACCCTTGTGCCCGGCGCGCCCGCCGGCCGTTTCGACGGCATCACCCGCAGCTATTCTGCGGCCGATGTCGAGCGGTTGCGCGGATCGGTGCGCATCGCCCACAGCCTGGCCGAGCGCGGCGCCAACCGCCTCTGGCAACTGCTTCAGGACGAGCCCTACATCAATGCCCTGGGTGCGCTTTCGGGCAATCAGGCCATGCAGATGGTGCGCGCCGGGCTGAAGGCGATCTATCTCTCGGGCTGGCAGGTGGCCGCGGATGCCAACCAGGCCGGCGCCATGTATCCGGATCAGAGCCTCTACCCGGCCAATTCGGGACCGGAACTCGCCCGGCGAATCAACCGTACATTGCAGCGCGCCGACCAGATCGAGCATGCCGAAGGCCGGCGCAGTGTGGATGACTGGTTCGCGCCGATCGTGGCGGATGCCGAGGCCGGCTTCGGCGGCCCGCTCAACGCCTTCGAGATCATGAAGGCCTATATCGAGGCCGGAGCGGCCGGCGTTCACTTTGAAGACCAGCTGGCGTCGGAAAAGAAATGCGGCCATCTGGGCGGCAAGGTCCTGATTCCGATCGCGGCCCATATCCGCAACCTGACGGCGGCCCGCCTCGCAGCCGATGTGATGGGGGTGCCGACGCTGATCGTGGCCCGTACCGATGCCGAGGCGGCAAAGCTGATCACCTCGGACATCGACGAGCGCGACCGGCCGTTCATCGAGCCGGGCGAGCGCACGTCCGAAGGCTTCCACGCCTTCCGCAATGGTGTCGATGCCTGTATCGCCCGTGGCCTCGCCTATGCGCCCTATGCCGATCTGCTGTGGTGGGAAACGTCGCATCCGGATCTGGCCGATGCGCGCCGGTTTGCCGAAGCGGTGCAGGCGCAGTATCCGGGCAAGCTGCTCGCCTATAACTGTTCACCGTCGTTCAATTGGCGGGCGAAGCTGTCGGACGCTGATATCGCCCGCTTTCAGCGGGAGCTGGGGGCGATGGGTTACCGCTTCCAGTTCGTGACGCTGGCCGGCTTCCATCAGCTCAATCACGGCATGTTCGAACTGGCCCGCGGCTACCGCGATCGGGGCATGGCGGCCTATGCCGAGCTGCAGCAGGCCGAATTCGCCGCGGAGGCCGCCGGCTACACGGCCACCCGCCATCAGCGCGAGGTCGGCACCGGCTATTTCGACGCCGTGTCCCTGGCCATCACCGGCGGCCGGTCGTCGACCACCGCCATGGCGGAATCGACCGAGGCCGCACAATTCGACAAATCCGTCGACAAATCCGCGGCCGAGTGA
- the aceB gene encoding malate synthase A → MAMTVMTRIDGAGVVQATPAPDMETAALLGADALAFLAGLERRFGARRRELLAMRTARAVRIATGAEVLDFPAETAAIRAADWRVRPAPADLVDRRVEITGPVTEKLAISALNSGANAFMADFEDATTPLWAALLTGQAVLYRAVRRTLAHRDPATGRETALSPTPAVLIVRPRGWHMEEAHLKVDGTAIAATLFDAGLFLFHNAAETVARGTGPYLYLPKLESRHEAALWRDVLEWVEDRLGLARGTIRVTVLIETLPAAFEMDEILYALRDHITGLNCGRWDYVFSMIKTLGTRPDFILPDRAQVTMTAPALADYARLLIRTCHRRGAHAMGGMAAQIPLRDDAEGNARALARVRADKTREAGLGHDGTWVAHPGLIAEARAAFDAVMTGPNQIDRPDDGPGITAADLLRRPDGTITTAGLRTNLSVGIRYLAHWLDGRGCVALDGLMEDAATAEICRVQLWQWARHRVCTEDGITVTPARLAAEAAGLRAGWAMLPRGAEAEALFLTLCGGDRPLPFLTLPACRAITAAAA, encoded by the coding sequence ATGGCCATGACGGTGATGACCAGGATCGACGGGGCAGGCGTGGTGCAGGCGACACCGGCCCCGGATATGGAAACCGCCGCCCTGCTGGGGGCGGATGCGCTTGCCTTCCTGGCCGGGCTGGAGCGGCGTTTCGGCGCCCGGCGCCGCGAGTTGCTGGCGATGCGCACGGCCCGCGCCGTCCGGATCGCCACCGGTGCCGAAGTTCTGGATTTTCCGGCAGAGACCGCGGCAATCCGTGCCGCGGACTGGCGGGTGCGCCCGGCGCCCGCCGATCTTGTCGACCGGCGGGTCGAGATCACCGGGCCGGTGACGGAAAAGCTGGCGATCTCTGCCCTGAACTCCGGCGCCAACGCCTTCATGGCCGATTTCGAGGATGCGACGACACCGCTCTGGGCGGCATTGCTCACCGGTCAGGCGGTGTTGTACCGGGCCGTGCGCCGCACGCTTGCCCATCGTGACCCGGCGACTGGCCGCGAGACGGCGCTCTCCCCGACACCGGCGGTGCTGATCGTGCGGCCGCGTGGCTGGCATATGGAAGAGGCGCATCTGAAGGTCGACGGAACGGCGATTGCGGCCACGCTGTTCGACGCCGGGCTGTTCCTCTTCCACAATGCAGCCGAGACGGTCGCTCGCGGTACGGGCCCCTATCTTTACCTGCCCAAGCTGGAAAGCCGGCACGAGGCGGCACTCTGGCGCGATGTGCTGGAATGGGTGGAGGACCGTCTCGGTCTGGCCCGCGGCACGATCCGGGTGACCGTGCTGATCGAGACCCTGCCTGCCGCCTTCGAGATGGACGAGATCCTCTACGCGCTGCGCGATCACATCACCGGGCTCAATTGCGGCCGGTGGGACTATGTGTTCTCGATGATCAAGACGCTGGGCACGCGGCCGGATTTCATCCTGCCCGACCGGGCGCAGGTGACCATGACCGCGCCGGCCCTGGCCGATTATGCCCGGTTGCTGATCCGCACCTGCCATCGTCGCGGTGCCCATGCCATGGGCGGCATGGCGGCCCAGATCCCGCTGCGCGACGATGCCGAGGGTAATGCCCGCGCATTGGCCCGGGTGCGGGCGGACAAGACGCGTGAGGCCGGGCTTGGCCATGACGGTACCTGGGTGGCCCATCCGGGGCTGATCGCCGAGGCCCGTGCGGCCTTCGATGCCGTGATGACCGGTCCCAACCAGATCGACCGGCCCGATGACGGTCCCGGGATCACTGCCGCCGATCTTCTGCGGCGCCCGGACGGGACGATCACCACGGCGGGGCTGCGCACCAATCTCTCGGTCGGCATCCGCTATCTGGCCCATTGGCTGGACGGTCGCGGCTGCGTCGCTCTCGACGGGCTGATGGAGGATGCGGCCACCGCCGAAATCTGCCGCGTTCAGCTCTGGCAATGGGCCCGCCACCGGGTGTGCACCGAAGACGGCATCACCGTTACCCCGGCCAGGCTGGCCGCGGAAGCAGCCGGCCTGCGCGCCGGCTGGGCGATGCTGCCGCGTGGCGCCGAGGCGGAGGCGCTGTTCCTCACCCTCTGCGGCGGCGACCGGCCGCTGCCCTTCCTGACCCTGCCGGCCTGTCGCGCGATCACCGCCGCGGCGGCCTGA
- a CDS encoding MFS transporter — translation MAVLPANRVWRRLFLAQIVALSGTGLATVALGLLAWDLAGPQAGTVLGTALAIKMVAYVGVAPVAAAFAERLPRRRLLVGLDLVRAAMAACLPFVTEIWQVYLLIFLLQSASAAFTPTVQALIPDILTDEAAYTRALSASRLAYDLEAVASPALAAALLSVTGFHALFGGTALGFLVSAGLIAGLALPAFRAAGPRPPLGRRSLDGLHIILATPRLRALAAIDLALAAAGAMVIVNTVVIVQGRLGLNESRTALLLAINGAGSMLAALTLPRLLDRLPERRVMLTGTALLAPCLLAGLTTPTPLTLAALWFTLGLASAYAQTPAGRLLRRSAAPEDRPALFAAQFAVSHACWLLAYPLAGWGGAVLGTDAAFAMMAVIAGIAATAAMLFWHSHDPAVVEHVHAALPEGHPHLADARPGPRGHVHAHAFVIDRHHRHWPR, via the coding sequence ATGGCGGTACTGCCCGCGAACCGTGTCTGGCGTCGCCTGTTCCTGGCGCAGATCGTGGCGCTGTCGGGCACGGGGCTTGCCACTGTGGCGCTCGGCCTGCTGGCCTGGGATCTGGCGGGGCCTCAGGCGGGCACCGTGCTCGGCACCGCGCTCGCGATCAAGATGGTCGCCTATGTCGGCGTGGCGCCGGTTGCAGCCGCATTTGCCGAACGGCTGCCAAGACGGCGGCTGCTGGTCGGGCTGGATCTCGTCCGGGCGGCGATGGCGGCCTGCCTGCCTTTCGTGACCGAGATCTGGCAGGTCTATCTGCTGATCTTCCTGCTGCAATCGGCCTCCGCCGCCTTCACACCGACCGTGCAGGCCCTGATCCCCGACATTCTGACGGACGAGGCCGCGTATACCAGGGCACTGTCCGCCTCACGCCTCGCCTACGACCTTGAGGCGGTGGCAAGTCCGGCCCTCGCCGCCGCCCTGCTCAGCGTCACGGGCTTTCACGCCCTGTTCGGTGGAACCGCCCTGGGCTTCCTGGTCTCGGCAGGGCTGATCGCCGGCCTCGCCCTCCCGGCGTTCCGGGCGGCCGGTCCGCGACCGCCTCTCGGCCGGCGAAGCCTCGACGGCCTGCACATCATCCTGGCCACCCCCCGGCTGCGGGCGCTGGCAGCCATCGATCTGGCCCTGGCCGCGGCCGGCGCCATGGTGATCGTCAACACGGTGGTGATCGTGCAGGGCCGGCTTGGCCTGAACGAAAGCCGGACGGCACTCCTGCTCGCGATCAACGGCGCAGGCTCGATGCTCGCCGCCCTTACCCTGCCGCGCCTGCTCGACCGGTTGCCGGAACGACGGGTCATGCTGACGGGCACGGCGCTGCTCGCCCCCTGCCTTCTGGCCGGGCTGACGACCCCCACCCCCCTGACCCTCGCCGCCCTCTGGTTCACGCTGGGGCTGGCATCGGCATATGCCCAGACGCCGGCGGGCCGGCTCCTCCGCCGGTCGGCAGCCCCCGAGGACCGCCCGGCCCTGTTCGCGGCGCAGTTCGCGGTCTCTCATGCCTGCTGGCTGCTTGCCTATCCGCTGGCCGGCTGGGGCGGTGCGGTCCTCGGCACGGATGCGGCATTCGCGATGATGGCCGTGATCGCCGGCATCGCCGCCACCGCGGCCATGCTGTTCTGGCACAGCCATGATCCGGCGGTCGTGGAGCACGTGCACGCGGCCCTGCCAGAGGGACATCCGCATCTCGCCGATGCCCGCCCCGGCCCCCGGGGCCACGTGCACGCCCATGCCTTCGTGATCGACCGTCACCATCGCCACTGGCCCCGGTGA